The Nitrosomonas communis genome has a segment encoding these proteins:
- the thiE gene encoding thiamine phosphate synthase: MISHEMNGLYAITPGITDTTQLCEMTRQAIAGGVQYVQYRNKIADYRLRLAQANALSKLCKQYGTRLIINDHYDLAIEVDADGIHIGKEDIAITDARDYLGKNKIIGVSCYNQLELALGAERMGADYVAFGAFFCSKTKTNTVRASTDLLSEAKKKLNIPIVAIGGITLANASSLIAHGSNSIAVCHELFGTQDIQFVAKKFSQLFFRTEQTFSSSS; this comes from the coding sequence ATGATCTCTCACGAAATGAATGGTTTATATGCTATTACGCCTGGTATTACGGATACAACACAACTGTGTGAGATGACGCGTCAGGCGATTGCAGGTGGCGTTCAATATGTTCAATATCGAAATAAAATCGCCGATTACAGACTGCGTTTGGCTCAGGCAAATGCGTTATCCAAGCTTTGTAAGCAATATGGTACTCGCTTAATTATTAATGATCATTATGATCTGGCTATAGAAGTCGACGCTGACGGCATACATATAGGAAAAGAAGACATTGCTATTACTGATGCTAGAGACTATCTAGGGAAAAACAAAATTATTGGCGTGTCCTGTTATAATCAGCTGGAGTTAGCGCTTGGGGCAGAAAGAATGGGCGCTGATTATGTTGCATTTGGCGCCTTTTTTTGCTCAAAAACTAAAACTAATACGGTAAGAGCATCAACTGACCTACTGTCTGAAGCAAAGAAGAAATTGAATATTCCCATCGTTGCAATTGGTGGCATTACTCTGGCTAATGCTTCCTCATTAATCGCTCATGGAAGCAATTCTATTGCTGTATGTCATGAGCTATTTGGTACGCAGGATATTCAATTTGTTGCAAAAAAATTTAGCCAGCTATTTTTTAGGACTGAACAAACTTTTTCTTCATCATCTTAA
- a CDS encoding rubredoxin, whose amino-acid sequence MQTDENQIYHRYMCLICGYIYDEAEGAPQEGIPPGTRWEDVPINWTCPECGARKEDFEMVNI is encoded by the coding sequence ATGCAGACCGATGAAAATCAGATTTATCACCGATACATGTGTTTGATCTGTGGTTATATCTATGATGAAGCCGAAGGTGCACCCCAAGAAGGAATTCCTCCTGGAACGCGATGGGAAGATGTACCAATTAATTGGACTTGCCCTGAATGTGGCGCACGTAAAGAAGATTTTGAGATGGTAAATATATAA
- the rph gene encoding ribonuclease PH: MFRHNNRAASQIRPVRITRRYTKYAEGAVLIEFGDTRVICTASVADKVPPFLKGTGQGWLTAEYGMLPCSTNERMQREAAKGKQSGRTMEIQRLIGRALRSIINLETLGELTIQIDCDVIQADGGTRTASITGAFVALYDAIESLLTQRLIVSNPIRDHVAAISVGIHDGSPLMDLDYSEDSTCDTDMNVVMTGSLGLVEIQGTAEGAAFTRKEMDAMLDLAQQGIQELIALQKKALAADY; this comes from the coding sequence ATGTTCCGTCATAACAATCGCGCTGCTAGCCAAATTCGCCCAGTCAGGATTACACGTCGTTATACCAAGTATGCTGAAGGAGCCGTTCTCATTGAATTTGGTGATACCAGAGTTATATGTACGGCAAGTGTAGCCGACAAAGTGCCTCCCTTTCTTAAGGGAACAGGGCAGGGATGGTTAACTGCTGAGTATGGTATGTTACCCTGCTCAACGAATGAGCGCATGCAGAGAGAGGCTGCAAAAGGAAAACAGTCCGGGCGCACCATGGAAATTCAACGCTTAATAGGACGAGCATTACGCTCAATCATTAATTTGGAAACTTTAGGAGAACTAACTATTCAGATTGATTGTGATGTCATCCAGGCGGATGGAGGAACCAGGACGGCAAGTATTACGGGTGCATTTGTCGCATTATACGATGCAATCGAATCTCTGCTGACACAGCGCTTGATCGTGAGTAATCCAATACGGGATCATGTTGCAGCTATTTCAGTGGGCATACATGATGGTTCACCTTTGATGGATCTGGATTATTCTGAAGATTCTACTTGCGATACTGATATGAATGTTGTAATGACAGGAAGTCTTGGTTTGGTGGAAATACAAGGAACCGCCGAAGGTGCAGCATTTACCCGGAAAGAGATGGATGCAATGTTAGATTTGGCTCAGCAGGGAATACAAGAGCTGATTGCCTTGCAAAAAAAAGCACTCGCAGCAGATTATTAA
- a CDS encoding flavin-containing monooxygenase: protein MRIAIIGAGCSGLTTIKNLVEAGLEDINCFEKNDQIGGNWVFTANESHSSICETTHIISSKSMSQFSDFPMPDDYPDYPSHQQILAYFQAYTKHFQLEKYIRFNTAVLHVEKIEKEGWRLFLSDGTWTDFDYLLIANGHHSAPRHPAWKNDFTGEYQHSHDYKSNQGFEGKQVLVVGAGNSGCDCAVETSRVAARVDISLRSPQYIIPKFVMGQPTDAFAASLQWLPQNIRDKLQKISLRLQIGRYRDYQLPEPDFLPTRAHPTINSELLDKIRHGKVYPRQGVKEISGQTVFFEDGSAAGYDVIIAATGYKISFPFFDPSFINWEDVIRIPLYLRMFHPEHSTLIFIGLIQPQGCIWPLAEIQARLAARLIANKIQLPINWRAQASIEGKCLEQQFIRHPRHSIEVHYFPYLKQLNRVLHSGYSRE, encoded by the coding sequence ATGAGAATTGCGATAATCGGCGCAGGCTGTTCAGGCCTTACCACCATAAAAAATTTGGTTGAAGCTGGCCTGGAAGACATTAATTGCTTCGAGAAAAACGACCAGATTGGTGGCAATTGGGTTTTTACGGCCAACGAGAGTCATAGCAGTATTTGCGAAACAACGCATATTATCTCTAGCAAATCAATGTCGCAGTTCAGCGACTTCCCCATGCCCGATGATTATCCTGATTATCCAAGTCATCAGCAAATACTGGCATATTTTCAAGCTTATACCAAGCATTTTCAACTGGAGAAATATATTCGGTTTAATACTGCGGTGCTACATGTAGAAAAAATCGAAAAAGAAGGCTGGCGACTGTTTCTGAGCGATGGTACCTGGACAGATTTTGATTATCTATTGATCGCCAATGGCCACCATTCGGCACCACGTCACCCTGCTTGGAAAAATGACTTTACGGGAGAATATCAGCATAGCCATGATTACAAGTCTAATCAGGGGTTCGAAGGCAAACAAGTATTGGTAGTGGGTGCGGGCAATTCTGGCTGTGATTGTGCTGTTGAAACCAGCCGTGTTGCTGCGCGAGTGGATATCAGTCTCCGTTCTCCGCAGTATATTATTCCTAAGTTTGTTATGGGGCAGCCTACCGATGCTTTCGCTGCTTCGCTTCAATGGTTGCCCCAAAATATCCGTGATAAGTTACAGAAGATTTCTCTACGTCTCCAGATTGGACGCTACCGTGATTACCAATTACCCGAGCCAGATTTTCTACCAACCAGAGCTCACCCCACCATCAACTCTGAATTATTAGACAAAATACGGCATGGAAAAGTATATCCTCGTCAGGGGGTCAAAGAAATTTCAGGCCAAACCGTATTTTTTGAGGATGGTTCTGCTGCTGGATACGACGTTATTATCGCTGCCACAGGTTATAAGATTAGCTTCCCTTTTTTTGATCCCTCTTTCATTAACTGGGAAGATGTCATCCGTATTCCGCTTTATCTTCGCATGTTTCATCCAGAGCACTCCACTCTGATTTTTATCGGATTGATACAGCCTCAAGGGTGTATCTGGCCGCTTGCTGAGATCCAGGCCAGGCTGGCTGCCCGACTGATTGCTAACAAAATACAACTTCCAATTAACTGGCGTGCACAAGCATCCATTGAAGGTAAATGTTTAGAACAACAATTTATCCGACATCCGCGCCATTCCATTGAAGTGCATTATTTCCCGTATTTAAAGCAATTAAACCGAGTACTCCACTCCGGCTATAGCCGAGAGTAG
- the gloA gene encoding lactoylglutathione lyase — protein MRILHTMLRVGNLEKSIHFYTKILGMKVLRQKEYPDGKFTLTFVGYQNESENAVLELTYNWGIEKYELGTAFGHIAIEVDNAYEMCEKIKNLGGKVTREAGPMKHGSTVIAFIEDPDGYKIEFIQKR, from the coding sequence ATGCGCATACTTCATACGATGCTGAGAGTAGGAAATCTCGAAAAATCTATTCATTTTTATACCAAAATTCTGGGTATGAAAGTTTTGCGCCAGAAAGAATATCCGGATGGAAAATTCACGCTGACATTTGTAGGCTATCAGAATGAATCAGAAAATGCTGTTTTAGAATTAACTTATAATTGGGGTATAGAAAAATATGAACTTGGCACAGCATTTGGCCACATTGCAATAGAAGTAGACAATGCATACGAAATGTGTGAAAAAATAAAAAACTTAGGAGGAAAAGTAACGCGTGAGGCTGGTCCAATGAAACACGGTTCTACTGTTATTGCATTTATTGAAGATCCAGATGGGTATAAAATTGAGTTTATTCAAAAAAGATAA
- the map gene encoding type I methionyl aminopeptidase — MTVQIKTPEEIEKMRIAGRLASEVLDYITPYVVRGRTTGELDKLCHDYMVNVQKTTPAPLNYAPPGYSPFPKSICTSINHQVCHGIPGDKKLKEGDIVNIDVTVIYNGYHGDTSRMYYVGQPSIQAKRLCEVTFESMWRGIEEIRPGKHLGDIGYAIQRMAEGAGYSVVREFCGHGIGAKFHEDPQVLHYGHRGAGLMLKAGMIFTVEPMINAGKAAIRALPDGWTVITKDRSLSAQWEHTVLVTENGYEILTVSTGSPPKPTSYRFVT; from the coding sequence GTGACGGTCCAGATAAAAACCCCTGAGGAAATTGAAAAAATGCGGATAGCCGGTAGATTGGCGTCCGAGGTTCTTGATTATATTACCCCTTATGTTGTGAGAGGAAGGACAACTGGCGAACTTGATAAGCTTTGCCATGACTACATGGTTAATGTCCAAAAAACTACACCTGCACCCCTTAATTATGCTCCCCCTGGATACAGCCCTTTTCCAAAATCAATCTGTACTTCAATTAACCACCAGGTCTGTCATGGCATTCCAGGAGATAAAAAATTGAAAGAGGGAGATATCGTCAATATTGATGTGACGGTAATCTATAATGGATATCATGGGGATACCAGTCGCATGTATTATGTTGGGCAGCCGTCGATACAGGCAAAGCGCTTATGTGAGGTAACTTTTGAATCGATGTGGCGAGGAATAGAAGAAATCAGGCCTGGTAAACATTTAGGTGATATTGGCTATGCCATTCAACGCATGGCTGAAGGTGCAGGTTATAGCGTAGTAAGAGAATTTTGTGGTCATGGTATTGGTGCAAAATTCCATGAAGATCCCCAGGTTCTTCATTATGGGCATCGCGGTGCAGGTTTGATGCTTAAGGCCGGTATGATTTTTACCGTTGAACCTATGATCAATGCGGGGAAAGCTGCTATTCGCGCGCTACCAGATGGGTGGACGGTGATAACGAAAGATCGCAGCTTATCAGCCCAATGGGAACATACAGTATTAGTTACTGAGAATGGTTATGAAATATTAACAGTATCAACAGGTTCTCCGCCGAAACCGACTTCTTATCGTTTTGTTACCTGA
- the hemW gene encoding radical SAM family heme chaperone HemW, with translation MATAISVSSIFSTHSPKLSALPPLSLYIHIPWCVKKCPYCDFNSHEIGKKGSSLPEDEYVSALIRDLEMALPQIWGRPVTSVFLGGGTPSLLSAQAVDKLLTHVRMLLPLELSAEITLEANPGTFEAQKFADFHAAGIDRLSIGIQSFNPRHLQALGRIHDDKEAHHAIEIALKNFDNVNLDLMYALPDQTLEEASHDIALACASGVPHISAYHLTLEPNTLFYRFPPSVPDDDLAAEMQLMIEQTVSSWGYANYEISAFAKPNYQSRHNLNYWQFGDYLGIGAGAHSKISFQHKIIRQMRYKQPKQYLAKILTRDSALGDPVQSEHEIQAEDRVFEFMMNALRLTSGFQVDSLQARTGMPITTIQQQLEEAEQRNLISWDHHRIMPTLTGRRFLNDLLQIFLKCKE, from the coding sequence ATGGCAACGGCTATTTCCGTTTCATCTATATTTAGTACGCACTCGCCCAAGCTGTCAGCTTTACCGCCGTTGAGTCTTTATATTCACATACCATGGTGCGTAAAAAAATGCCCGTATTGTGATTTTAATTCGCATGAAATTGGTAAAAAGGGGAGTTCATTGCCGGAAGATGAGTATGTCTCGGCGCTTATCCGTGATTTGGAAATGGCGTTACCTCAAATCTGGGGACGACCTGTCACTAGCGTGTTCCTGGGGGGTGGAACGCCTAGTTTGTTAAGTGCTCAAGCAGTGGACAAACTGCTTACCCATGTCAGAATGCTTTTGCCATTAGAGCTTTCTGCTGAAATTACGCTGGAAGCCAACCCTGGCACATTCGAGGCCCAAAAGTTTGCAGATTTCCATGCTGCGGGAATCGATCGCCTGTCTATCGGTATTCAAAGCTTCAATCCCAGACATTTGCAAGCATTGGGGCGAATACATGATGATAAGGAAGCGCATCATGCAATCGAAATTGCATTAAAAAATTTTGATAACGTGAACCTAGATCTGATGTACGCATTACCAGATCAAACCCTGGAAGAAGCCAGTCATGATATTGCGCTTGCATGTGCCTCAGGGGTTCCGCACATTTCAGCTTATCATCTGACCTTGGAGCCGAATACCCTATTTTATCGCTTTCCGCCTTCGGTGCCAGATGATGATCTCGCTGCTGAGATGCAATTGATGATTGAGCAGACAGTATCCAGTTGGGGTTATGCCAACTACGAGATTTCGGCATTCGCCAAGCCTAATTATCAATCACGTCACAATTTGAATTACTGGCAATTTGGCGATTATTTGGGGATCGGTGCGGGGGCGCACAGTAAAATCAGCTTCCAACATAAGATAATACGACAAATGCGATATAAGCAACCCAAGCAGTATCTTGCAAAGATCTTAACGAGAGACAGCGCCTTGGGTGATCCGGTACAATCTGAACACGAAATTCAGGCGGAAGACCGTGTATTTGAATTCATGATGAATGCACTTCGTTTAACCAGTGGCTTTCAGGTCGATAGCTTGCAGGCGCGAACGGGCATGCCTATTACCACTATTCAACAACAACTGGAAGAAGCAGAGCAGCGTAATTTGATCAGCTGGGATCATCATCGCATCATGCCAACGTTAACGGGTAGACGTTTTTTAAATGATTTACTGCAGATTTTTTTAAAGTGTAAAGAATAG
- the thiD gene encoding bifunctional hydroxymethylpyrimidine kinase/phosphomethylpyrimidine kinase — protein MSQPPPKVLSFAASDPSGGAGIQADILTLASIGCHPLSVITAVTIQDTVGIENIMALDSEWITDQARIVLEDMPVDAFKIGLLGSVETVVAIAEIIADYPDIPVVLDPVLASGRGDPLANEQIITAIRDLLIPQTTIITPNSLEARRLILENEDELEIIDLKQSADRLLQIGCEYALITGTHENTGKVINTLYDTNGVIRSDEWQRLPGSYHGSGCTLSSAIAASLAHGLPIAESVYEAQDYTWHALKSGFRPGMGQYLPDRFFWASDENDLEEKKS, from the coding sequence ATGTCACAACCACCCCCCAAAGTATTATCATTTGCTGCAAGCGATCCAAGCGGCGGAGCAGGTATACAGGCTGATATTCTCACATTAGCAAGTATAGGATGTCATCCACTTTCAGTTATTACCGCGGTAACCATCCAGGACACTGTTGGCATTGAAAATATAATGGCGCTAGATTCTGAGTGGATTACAGATCAGGCTCGTATCGTACTAGAAGATATGCCAGTAGATGCTTTTAAAATAGGCCTGCTCGGCAGTGTAGAAACTGTCGTTGCCATTGCGGAAATAATTGCTGATTATCCTGATATTCCAGTGGTTCTTGATCCAGTGCTTGCTTCTGGTCGTGGTGATCCACTTGCTAATGAACAGATAATTACAGCCATACGTGATTTATTAATTCCACAAACCACCATTATTACGCCCAATAGTCTAGAAGCAAGGCGGCTGATACTTGAGAATGAGGACGAATTAGAGATTATTGATTTAAAGCAAAGTGCGGATCGGTTATTACAGATAGGTTGCGAATATGCCTTGATCACGGGTACTCATGAAAATACAGGGAAGGTAATTAATACATTGTATGATACCAACGGGGTTATCCGATCTGATGAATGGCAGCGTTTGCCCGGGTCTTATCATGGATCGGGATGCACGCTCTCGTCAGCAATTGCCGCCTCTCTCGCACATGGATTGCCTATCGCTGAAAGTGTTTATGAAGCACAAGACTATACTTGGCATGCACTTAAATCAGGGTTCCGTCCCGGGATGGGACAATATTTACCAGATAGATTTTTCTGGGCGTCTGATGAGAATGATTTAGAAGAAAAAAAAAGCTGA
- a CDS encoding c-type cytochrome, translating into MKTLKSSIPQNMKVIKNTAVIFAFIFSNQILADTPSTHGDSEKGKEIATGVCAGCHNADGNSVIPNNPTLAGQHPEYITKQLMDFKVEGDSPAKRDSQVMVSMVAALSADDMQNIAAYYAQQKITPATTTNSDESLLEVGKRIYDGGNLENNVPACSSCHSPNGAGIPPHYPKLAGQHPAYTISQLDAFYRGGRTNDINHSMQKVVLRMSAQQIKAVAEYIATLH; encoded by the coding sequence ATGAAAACCTTAAAATCATCAATTCCTCAAAATATGAAAGTCATTAAAAATACTGCTGTCATTTTTGCATTTATATTTTCAAATCAAATTTTAGCCGATACACCTAGCACTCATGGTGATTCTGAAAAAGGCAAAGAAATTGCTACGGGTGTTTGCGCTGGCTGCCATAACGCTGATGGCAATAGCGTTATCCCAAACAACCCCACTCTTGCTGGCCAGCATCCGGAGTATATCACCAAGCAATTAATGGATTTCAAGGTAGAAGGTGATTCACCTGCAAAACGCGATAGTCAGGTGATGGTTTCTATGGTGGCAGCACTCTCTGCAGATGATATGCAGAATATCGCCGCTTACTATGCTCAACAAAAAATCACGCCTGCAACGACAACTAATAGTGATGAATCATTACTAGAAGTCGGTAAAAGAATATATGACGGCGGTAACTTAGAAAATAATGTGCCAGCTTGTTCCAGCTGCCATTCCCCTAACGGAGCAGGTATCCCTCCTCATTATCCAAAGCTCGCAGGTCAGCACCCAGCCTATACCATTTCTCAATTAGATGCATTTTATCGTGGAGGTCGTACTAATGACATCAATCACTCCATGCAAAAAGTCGTACTACGCATGAGTGCTCAGCAAATAAAAGCTGTAGCTGAATATATTGCAACGTTACACTAG
- a CDS encoding SAM-dependent methyltransferase: MHPGTLFLIPAPLGEAEFADIIPANVQQRITCLKYFIVEHPKTARYFLKQIEGMRPLQEIEMQVLNEHTRFNELGRLLEPLLAGNDIGLLSEAGCPAVADPGANLVRAAHQKHVPIVPLVGPSSILLALMASGLNGQSFHFHGYLPIKHELRLKTIIQLEQESARFNQTQIFIETPYRNQKLLELLIQNCNDETDLCIASNLTLKDEYIATKKIKEWKSYLPQINRRPTVFLLHR; encoded by the coding sequence ATGCATCCTGGCACACTATTCCTTATACCGGCTCCATTAGGAGAGGCAGAGTTTGCTGATATCATTCCTGCAAATGTTCAGCAGCGTATTACTTGTCTCAAATATTTTATTGTTGAGCATCCAAAGACTGCTAGATATTTCCTGAAGCAGATTGAAGGGATGCGGCCTTTACAAGAAATTGAGATGCAGGTATTAAATGAGCATACCCGGTTTAATGAGCTAGGTCGACTACTTGAACCTTTACTTGCAGGAAATGATATAGGACTGTTATCTGAAGCAGGTTGTCCCGCCGTTGCTGATCCGGGGGCAAATCTTGTACGGGCTGCACATCAAAAGCATGTGCCTATTGTTCCGCTTGTGGGACCATCCTCTATTTTATTAGCGTTGATGGCATCTGGACTGAATGGACAAAGCTTTCACTTTCATGGTTATTTACCCATAAAGCACGAACTGCGTCTCAAAACAATTATCCAATTAGAGCAAGAATCAGCACGATTTAATCAAACCCAAATCTTTATAGAAACACCATATCGGAATCAGAAATTGCTGGAGTTGCTCATCCAGAACTGTAATGACGAAACTGATTTATGTATTGCCAGTAATCTTACTTTAAAAGATGAATATATTGCTACCAAGAAAATCAAGGAATGGAAAAGCTATTTACCCCAAATAAACAGGAGACCGACAGTTTTTTTATTGCACAGATAA
- the hemL gene encoding glutamate-1-semialdehyde 2,1-aminomutase, whose translation MTSLNQQLYESSQKYIPGGVNSPVRAFKSVGGTPIFFKRGKGAYFWDADEKSYIDYVGSWGPLILGHAHPNVVKAVQEAAQNGLSFGAPTETELEIAELLCKLLPSIEQVRLVSSGTEAGMSAIRLARGYTGRSHIIKFEGCYHGHDDALLVKAGSGALTFGHPSSAGVPAETAAHTIVLSYNDIDGLERAFDEFGKEIAAAIVEPVAGNMNLVKAEPDFLLALRRLSTQHGSVLIFDEVMTGFRVGLECAQGLYQIKPDITILGKVIGGGMPLAAFGGRREIMQCLAPLGAVYQAGTLSGNPVAVSAGLATLREVQAPGFYETLSAKTQQLTQGLTAVANKCGVNFCAESVGGMFGLYFCKEPPKSFAEVMACDRAAFNRFFHAMLEEGVYFAPSAYEAGFVSAMHNSEEIDNTLLAAERIFSSWV comes from the coding sequence ATGACCTCACTTAATCAACAATTATATGAATCATCTCAAAAATATATTCCTGGAGGTGTTAACTCGCCTGTACGTGCTTTTAAATCTGTTGGTGGCACGCCTATTTTTTTTAAACGTGGTAAAGGTGCTTATTTTTGGGATGCGGATGAAAAATCTTATATAGATTATGTCGGCTCATGGGGACCGCTTATCCTTGGTCATGCTCATCCCAACGTGGTCAAAGCAGTTCAAGAAGCAGCACAGAATGGATTATCCTTTGGCGCTCCTACCGAGACAGAACTTGAAATTGCTGAGCTGCTTTGCAAATTGCTTCCTTCGATAGAACAAGTGCGATTGGTGAGTTCAGGTACTGAAGCCGGGATGAGTGCCATTCGCTTAGCACGTGGCTATACTGGTAGAAGCCATATTATTAAATTTGAGGGGTGTTATCACGGTCATGATGATGCCTTATTAGTAAAAGCGGGTTCTGGGGCATTGACATTTGGTCACCCCAGTTCAGCAGGTGTTCCAGCTGAAACTGCAGCACATACCATTGTACTAAGTTATAACGATATTGATGGCTTAGAAAGAGCCTTTGATGAATTTGGTAAGGAAATTGCTGCCGCTATCGTTGAGCCTGTCGCAGGGAATATGAATCTGGTGAAAGCAGAGCCGGATTTTTTACTAGCTTTAAGAAGACTAAGCACACAACATGGTAGCGTCCTGATTTTTGACGAAGTCATGACAGGTTTTCGTGTTGGTCTGGAATGTGCTCAGGGACTTTATCAGATAAAACCTGATATTACGATACTAGGTAAAGTGATAGGAGGAGGTATGCCTCTGGCTGCATTTGGAGGACGACGGGAAATTATGCAATGCCTGGCTCCACTCGGTGCGGTATACCAAGCGGGTACTTTATCTGGTAATCCTGTTGCAGTTTCAGCTGGACTAGCAACGCTTCGCGAAGTGCAAGCGCCCGGTTTTTATGAGACACTCTCAGCTAAAACTCAACAGCTGACTCAAGGTTTGACAGCCGTTGCAAACAAATGTGGCGTAAATTTTTGCGCCGAGTCTGTTGGTGGCATGTTTGGTTTATATTTTTGTAAAGAACCGCCAAAAAGTTTTGCAGAGGTAATGGCGTGTGATAGAGCAGCGTTTAATCGCTTTTTTCATGCGATGTTAGAAGAGGGAGTTTATTTTGCGCCATCTGCCTATGAGGCCGGTTTCGTTTCTGCTATGCATAATAGCGAAGAGATTGATAATACGTTGCTTGCAGCTGAACGTATTTTTAGCTCTTGGGTATAA
- the apaG gene encoding Co2+/Mg2+ efflux protein ApaG, translated as MNNEKKYDINILVRTTYLPEQSDEEADRHVFSYTISISNTGNVASQLISRHWIITSGDGNIHEVRGLGVVGEQPLIKPGDTFEYTSGTTIPSLAGTMKGSYQMVAEDGFHFTVDIPEFILSVPRVLH; from the coding sequence ATGAATAACGAAAAAAAATATGATATCAATATATTGGTCCGCACAACATACTTGCCAGAACAATCAGACGAAGAAGCGGATCGCCATGTATTTTCTTATACTATTAGTATTTCCAATACAGGAAATGTGGCATCCCAATTAATAAGTCGCCATTGGATCATTACGAGTGGTGATGGTAATATTCATGAGGTACGAGGTTTAGGTGTGGTAGGAGAACAACCCCTTATTAAACCTGGCGATACTTTCGAATATACCAGCGGTACAACGATTCCTTCTCTAGCTGGCACAATGAAGGGAAGTTATCAAATGGTTGCTGAGGATGGCTTTCATTTTACCGTAGATATTCCTGAATTCATTTTGAGTGTTCCAAGAGTGCTTCATTAA